A genome region from Brassica oleracea var. oleracea cultivar TO1000 chromosome C2, BOL, whole genome shotgun sequence includes the following:
- the LOC106322831 gene encoding protein STRICTOSIDINE SYNTHASE-LIKE 12 isoform X2: MMSFFSIISLLLLFSLSSVVISDGESFQKLPVPENRSGPEAFAFDSTGKGFYTGVSGGKILKYTPETGYVDFAQITESSNSSWCDGVVGTALAGRCGRPAGIAFNEKTGELYVADAPLGLHVVSPAGGLAVKIADSVDGKPFKFLDGLDVDPTTGVVYFTSFSSRYTPIQVLIALGLKDATGKLFKYDPSTKVVTVLMEGLSGSAGCAVSSDGSFVLLSQFTKSNIKRYWIKGPKAGSSEDFTNSVSNPDNIKRIGSTGNFWIASVVNKIVVPTNPSAVKVNSNGEVLQTIPLKDQFGDTLLSEVNEFDGSLYIGTLTGPFAGVLKL, translated from the exons ATGATGTCATTTTTCTCCATAATTTCTCTCTTGCTTCTTTTCTCTCTGTCGTCGGTGGTTATCTCGGATGGCGAGTCTTTTCAGAAACTTCCGGTGCCGGAAAATAGGTCAGGCCCTGAAGCTTTCGCCTTTGACTCCACCGGAAAAGGATTCTACACCGGAGTCTCTGGTGGAAAAATACTGAAGTATACTCCTGAGACGGGTTATGTCGATTTTGCACAGATCACAGAATCATC GAACTCTTCATGGTGCGATGGTGTAGTTGGGACGGCTTTAGCCGGAAGATGCGGTCGACCGGCGGGGATAGCCTTCAATGAAAAAACAGGTGAGCTCTACGTCGCCGATGCACCGTTGGGTCTTCACGTTGTGTCTCCCGCCGGTGGCTTGGCCGTAAAAATCGCCGACAGTGTTGATGGAAAGCCCTTTAAATTTCTCGACGGTCTTGACGTTGATCCAACTACTGGTGTCGTCTACTTCACTTCCTTCAGCTCACGCTATACCCCAAT TCAAGTGTTGATTGCATTGGGATTAAAGGACGCGACCGGAAAACTCTTCAAGTACGATCCATCAACAAAGGTCGTGACCGTATTAATGGAAGGTTTAAGTGGCTCAGCTGGTTGTGCCGTGAGCTCGGATGGTTCGTTCGTGCTTCTCAGTCAGTTCACAAAGAGTAACATCAAGAGGTATTGGATCAAGGGACCTAAAGCTGGTTCATCTGAAGACTTCACAAACTCGGTCTCAAACCCTGACAATATCAAGAGGATTGGTTCTACAGGAAACTTTTGGATCGCTTCGGTTGTGAACAAGATCGTTGTGCCGACAAACCCATCAGCGGTCAAAGTGAACTCCAATGGTGAAGTGCTTCAAACAATTCCTCTAAAAGATCAATTTGGGGACACTTTGCTTAGCGAAGTTAACGAATTCGATGGTAGTTTATACATCGGGACTCTCACTGGCCCTTTTGCTGGAGTTCTTAAGCTTTAA
- the LOC106322657 gene encoding 60S ribosomal protein L6-3-like has protein sequence MPAKQRTPKVSRNPDLIRGVGKYSRSQMYHKRGLWAIKAKNGGVFPRHDAKSKVVAVAEKPPKFYPAEDVKKPLANRRKANPTKLRSSITPGTVLIILAGRFKGKRVVFLKQLSSGLLLVSGPFKINGVPLRRVNQSYVIGTSTKVDVSGVSLEKFDDKYFGKVAEKKNKKGEGEFFEVKKEEKVFPQGKKDDQKAVDGALIKAIESVPELKTYLGARFSLKQGMKPHELVF, from the exons ATGCCGGCAAAGCAGAGGACGCCGAAGGTCAGCAGAAACCCTGATCTAATCAGGGGAGTCGGTAAATACTCGAGGTCGCAGATGTACCACAAGAGGGGTCTTTGGGCTATCAAGGCCAAAAACGGCGGCGTTTTCCCTCGCCACGACGCTAAATCGAAGGTTGTTGCTGTAGCTGAGAAACCACCAAAGTTCTATCCAGCTGAAGATGTTAAGAAACCTCTCGCCAACAGGCGCAAGGCAAATCCGACCAAGCTCAG ATCCAGCATCACCCCAGGAACAGTGCTGATCATCCTTGCTGGTAGGTTCAAGGGCAAGAGAGTTGTCTTCTTGAAGCAGCTTTCCTCTGGTTTGCTTCTTGTGTCCG GACCGTTCAAGATCAATGGTGTTCCTCTGAGACGTGTTAACCAGTCTTACGTGATCGGAACGTCCACAAAGGTTGATGTTTCTGGTGTTAGCCTTGAGAAATTCGATGATAAGTATTTTGGAAAGGTGGCTGAGAAAAAGAACAAGAAGGGAGAAGGCGAGTTCTTCGAAGTAAAGAAAGAG GAGAAGGTGTTCCCACAAGGGAAGAAAGATGACCAGAAAGCTGTGGATGGAGCATTGATCAAAGCCATTGAGTCAGTTCCTGAGTTGAAGACTTACCTTGGCGCAAGGTTTTCACTGAAACAAGGAATGAAGCCACATGAGCTTGTTTTCTAG
- the LOC106326024 gene encoding protein STRICTOSIDINE SYNTHASE-LIKE 12-like, which yields MTLYIFLISLLLLSLLSAVVSDDASFQKLPVPGKRSGPESFAFDSTGKDFYTGVSGGKILKYTPDKGFVDFAQITKTSTSSWCKGVFGTALAKKCGRPAGIAFNPKTGDLYVADAPLGLHVIHPAGGVATKIADSVDGKPFKFLDGLDVDPTTGVVYFTSFSSKFSPSEVFIAVGVKDASGKLFKYDPATKAVTVLMEDLSGAAGCAVSSDGSFVLVSEFIKSNIKRYWIKGPKAGSTDDIFSSSVSNPDNIRRIGSTGNFWVASVINKVVMPTDPSAVKIDSNGKVLQTIFLKNEFGNTLLSEANEVDGKLYIGTLTGPFAGVMKL from the exons ATGACGTTGTATATCTTCTTGATTTCTCTTCTTCTTCTCTCGCTTTTGTCAGCTGTTGTCTCCGACGACGCATCTTTCCAGAAACTTCCGGTGCCGGGAAAGAGGTCAGGCCCTGAATCTTTTGCCTTTGATTCCACCGGAAAAGATTTCTACACCGGAGTCTCCGGTGGTAAAATCCTCAAGTATACTCCTGACAAAGGTTTTGTCGATTTTGCTCAGATAACTAAGACTTC AACTTCTTCGTGGTGCAAAGGAGTATTTGGAACCGCATTGGCCAAGAAATGTGGCCGACCTGCGGGGATAGCCTTCAACCCAAAGACAGGTGACCTTTACGTCGCTGATGCTCCATTGGGTCTTCACGTTATCCATCCCGCCGGAGGTGTGGCCACAAAGATCGCAGACAGTGTTGACGGAAAGCCCTTCAAGTTCCTCGACGGTCTTGACGTTGATCCCACCACCGGTGTCGTCTACTTCACTTCTTTCAGCTCCAAGTTCAGCCCCAG CGAAGTGTTTATCGCAGTGGGAGTAAAAGACGCAAGTGGAAAGCTCTTCAAATACGACCCAGCGACCAAAGCAGTGACTGTGTTAATGGAAGATCTAAGTGGTGCGGCTGGTTGCGCCGTGAGCTCTGATGGTTCATTCGTGCTGGTTAGCGAGTTCATAAAGAGTAACATCAAGAGGTATTGGATCAAAGGACCAAAAGCTGGATCTACTGATGACATCTTCTCAAGTTCTGTCTCGAACCCCGACAACATCAGGAGGATCGGTTCTACTGGAAATTTTTGGGTCGCTTCCGTTATTAACAAGGTCGTAATGCCCACGGACCCTTCGGCTGTCAAAATCGATTCTAATGGAAAAGTGCTTCAGACCATTTTTCTCAAGAATGAGTTTGGTAATACATTGCTCAGTGAAGCCAACGAGGTCGACGGCAAACTGTATATTGGAACTCTTACTGGACCTTTTGCCGGAGTTATGAAACTTTAG
- the LOC106322831 gene encoding protein STRICTOSIDINE SYNTHASE-LIKE 12 isoform X1: protein MMSFFSIISLLLLFSLSSVVISDGESFQKLPVPENRSGPEAFAFDSTGKGFYTGVSGGKILKYTPETGYVDFAQITESSNSSWCDGVVGTALAGRCGRPAGIAFNEKTGELYVADAPLGLHVVSPAGGLAVKIADSVDGKPFKFLDGLDVDPTTGVVYFTSFSSRYTPMYFSSLFSSRYTPIQVLIALGLKDATGKLFKYDPSTKVVTVLMEGLSGSAGCAVSSDGSFVLLSQFTKSNIKRYWIKGPKAGSSEDFTNSVSNPDNIKRIGSTGNFWIASVVNKIVVPTNPSAVKVNSNGEVLQTIPLKDQFGDTLLSEVNEFDGSLYIGTLTGPFAGVLKL, encoded by the exons ATGATGTCATTTTTCTCCATAATTTCTCTCTTGCTTCTTTTCTCTCTGTCGTCGGTGGTTATCTCGGATGGCGAGTCTTTTCAGAAACTTCCGGTGCCGGAAAATAGGTCAGGCCCTGAAGCTTTCGCCTTTGACTCCACCGGAAAAGGATTCTACACCGGAGTCTCTGGTGGAAAAATACTGAAGTATACTCCTGAGACGGGTTATGTCGATTTTGCACAGATCACAGAATCATC GAACTCTTCATGGTGCGATGGTGTAGTTGGGACGGCTTTAGCCGGAAGATGCGGTCGACCGGCGGGGATAGCCTTCAATGAAAAAACAGGTGAGCTCTACGTCGCCGATGCACCGTTGGGTCTTCACGTTGTGTCTCCCGCCGGTGGCTTGGCCGTAAAAATCGCCGACAGTGTTGATGGAAAGCCCTTTAAATTTCTCGACGGTCTTGACGTTGATCCAACTACTGGTGTCGTCTACTTCACTTCCTTCAGCTCACGCTATACCCCAATGTATTTTTCTTCTCTCTTCAGCTCACGCTATACCCCAAT TCAAGTGTTGATTGCATTGGGATTAAAGGACGCGACCGGAAAACTCTTCAAGTACGATCCATCAACAAAGGTCGTGACCGTATTAATGGAAGGTTTAAGTGGCTCAGCTGGTTGTGCCGTGAGCTCGGATGGTTCGTTCGTGCTTCTCAGTCAGTTCACAAAGAGTAACATCAAGAGGTATTGGATCAAGGGACCTAAAGCTGGTTCATCTGAAGACTTCACAAACTCGGTCTCAAACCCTGACAATATCAAGAGGATTGGTTCTACAGGAAACTTTTGGATCGCTTCGGTTGTGAACAAGATCGTTGTGCCGACAAACCCATCAGCGGTCAAAGTGAACTCCAATGGTGAAGTGCTTCAAACAATTCCTCTAAAAGATCAATTTGGGGACACTTTGCTTAGCGAAGTTAACGAATTCGATGGTAGTTTATACATCGGGACTCTCACTGGCCCTTTTGCTGGAGTTCTTAAGCTTTAA